A single genomic interval of Acidovorax sp. 1608163 harbors:
- the mnmE gene encoding tRNA uridine-5-carboxymethylaminomethyl(34) synthesis GTPase MnmE, translating to MLARHVDPIVAIATAPGRGAVGIVRVSGKGLAPLVQALCGRELRPREATYLPFRDAQGQAIDQGLALYFPAPHSYTGEDVLELQAHGGPVVLQLLLARCLQAAQAPAAHAGAVLPGLRVAQPGEFTERAFLNDKIDLAQAEAIADLIDASTEAAARSASRSLTGAFSQEIHALRDALIHLRMLVEATLDFPEEDIDFLEKADARGQLERLQATLAQVRQRAQQGALLREGIKVVIAGQPNAGKSSLLNALAGAELAIVTPIAGTTRDKVQQTIQIEGVPLHVIDTAGLRDSDDEVERIGIARAWTEIEGADAVLFLHDLSRAYLPEYCAADAAVADSMQQKIPASVPVIDVWNKTDCASLGTEAVAKSNEPNEASRRSVRISARTGDGLDALRRILLEVAGWQSAPEGIYIARARHVQALAQVQGHLEQASAQLLIASPALDLLAEELRLAQNALGAITGEFSSDDLLGVIFSSFCIGK from the coding sequence ATGCTTGCCCGTCACGTTGACCCCATCGTTGCCATTGCCACCGCTCCCGGCCGAGGGGCTGTGGGTATCGTCCGAGTCTCTGGCAAAGGACTGGCGCCATTGGTGCAGGCGCTGTGCGGGCGGGAGCTGCGCCCACGCGAGGCCACCTACCTGCCTTTTCGGGATGCGCAGGGCCAGGCCATTGACCAAGGGCTGGCGCTGTACTTTCCTGCGCCCCACTCCTACACCGGCGAAGATGTGCTGGAGCTGCAGGCCCATGGTGGTCCCGTGGTGCTGCAATTGCTGCTGGCGCGTTGCTTGCAGGCGGCCCAGGCACCCGCAGCGCACGCTGGTGCCGTGCTCCCAGGCTTGCGTGTTGCCCAGCCAGGCGAGTTCACTGAGCGCGCTTTTTTGAATGACAAGATCGACTTGGCCCAGGCCGAGGCGATTGCCGATCTGATCGATGCCAGCACCGAAGCGGCAGCGCGCAGTGCCAGTCGGTCGTTGACGGGGGCGTTCTCGCAAGAAATCCACGCGCTGCGCGATGCGCTGATCCACCTGCGCATGCTGGTGGAAGCCACGCTGGATTTTCCGGAAGAGGACATCGATTTTCTGGAAAAAGCCGATGCTCGCGGCCAACTGGAGCGCTTGCAGGCCACGCTGGCCCAGGTGCGGCAGCGTGCACAGCAGGGGGCCCTGCTGCGCGAGGGCATCAAGGTGGTCATTGCTGGCCAGCCCAATGCGGGCAAGAGTTCGCTGCTCAATGCCCTGGCTGGGGCTGAGCTGGCCATCGTCACGCCGATTGCGGGCACCACACGCGACAAGGTGCAGCAAACCATCCAGATCGAAGGGGTGCCGCTGCACGTCATTGACACCGCAGGCCTGCGCGACAGTGACGATGAGGTCGAGCGCATCGGCATTGCGCGTGCCTGGACCGAGATCGAGGGTGCAGACGCCGTGCTGTTTTTGCACGACCTGTCGCGCGCCTACCTGCCGGAGTACTGCGCTGCCGATGCTGCGGTGGCGGACTCCATGCAGCAGAAAATCCCGGCCTCCGTTCCAGTGATCGATGTTTGGAACAAAACCGATTGCGCCAGCCTGGGCACCGAAGCCGTTGCCAAATCGAATGAACCGAACGAAGCGAGCCGACGCTCGGTAAGGATTTCTGCGCGTACGGGTGATGGCCTGGATGCATTGCGTCGGATACTGCTGGAAGTGGCTGGTTGGCAGTCGGCTCCTGAAGGCATTTACATTGCGCGGGCACGCCATGTGCAGGCCTTGGCGCAAGTGCAAGGCCACTTGGAGCAGGCATCGGCCCAATTGCTCATTGCCTCGCCGGCACTGGATCTGCTGGCCGAGGAGTTGAGATTGGCGCAAAACGCCTTGGGCGCCATCACTGGCGAGTTTTCGTCCGACGATCTGTTGGGCGTAATTTTTTCGAGCTTCTGCATCGGCAAGTGA
- a CDS encoding Crp/Fnr family transcriptional regulator, translated as MNAITPTAPRVDLRGLIDAIAQANADDAMTNPLSPTQWEAIAPYLQPTVFPAGHTVFTQGTTDRTLYLVESGNLSVHYQDEKERLRLAVVGPGSVVGEGAFFSHRPRSATVQTSVPCKLWALHALRFTELANRQPAIALALTMAVGSVLAKRLGNRKRRVAAT; from the coding sequence ATGAATGCCATAACGCCCACAGCCCCCCGAGTTGACCTTCGCGGTCTCATTGACGCCATTGCCCAGGCCAATGCAGACGACGCCATGACCAACCCTTTGTCGCCAACGCAGTGGGAAGCCATCGCACCTTATTTGCAGCCCACGGTGTTTCCAGCGGGTCACACCGTGTTCACCCAGGGCACCACAGACCGCACCCTGTATCTGGTCGAGAGCGGCAACCTGAGCGTGCACTACCAAGACGAAAAAGAGCGTTTGCGCCTGGCCGTTGTGGGCCCAGGCTCCGTGGTGGGTGAAGGCGCTTTCTTCTCGCACCGCCCGCGCTCTGCCACGGTGCAGACCAGTGTTCCTTGCAAGCTCTGGGCGTTGCACGCGCTGCGGTTTACCGAGCTGGCCAACCGCCAGCCTGCTATTGCTTTGGCGCTGACCATGGCGGTGGGCTCGGTGCTGGCCAAGCGGCTGGGCAACCGCAAACGCCGCGTTGCGGCCACCTGA
- a CDS encoding flagellar basal body protein, whose amino-acid sequence MASLSSIGNSGLQAAQLRLDASAHNVANLNTPGFRRQVVEQTEAPGSNGVQASVQRDGQVGSALEKDVVEQMSATYAFKANVQVIKTNDQMMGALLNTKA is encoded by the coding sequence ATGGCAAGCCTTTCTTCCATTGGCAACTCTGGCCTGCAAGCAGCCCAGTTGAGGCTGGATGCATCGGCCCACAACGTGGCCAACCTCAACACCCCTGGCTTTCGCCGCCAAGTGGTCGAGCAAACAGAAGCCCCCGGCAGCAACGGGGTGCAAGCCAGCGTGCAACGCGATGGGCAAGTGGGCTCGGCGCTCGAGAAAGACGTGGTGGAGCAAATGTCCGCCACCTACGCTTTCAAAGCCAATGTGCAGGTGATCAAGACCAATGACCAGATGATGGGCGCCTTGCTCAACACCAAGGCATAG
- a CDS encoding LysR family transcriptional regulator — MQVKTSAALPKAAPAKHRAVLGQLSDMDLRLLQVFKAVVECGGMSAAELELNIGTSTVSRHMKDLETRLGLTLCRRGRAGFALTGEGQRVYDETLRLLSAVDAFRSSIDDIHSRMGGQLAIAVFDKTASNPAARISEAIAAFSAQAPGVNLQLHVGSINAIERGVMDGSYHVGIIPAHRSSQSLTYTDLFTETMLLYCGPGHPLFGAQHASLDWESVRHHPFAGLGYHSPNMELSHRAELTRAATGFDQESIATLILSGRFLGFLPDHYAEAFERAGRMQAVQPDQFHYECKFVSLVRRSPAPSRATQAFQDCLARAHLP; from the coding sequence ATGCAAGTAAAAACCAGTGCCGCCCTGCCCAAGGCAGCACCCGCCAAACACCGCGCCGTGCTGGGCCAGCTCAGCGACATGGACTTGCGCCTGCTACAGGTGTTCAAGGCCGTGGTGGAGTGCGGCGGCATGTCGGCCGCAGAGCTAGAGCTGAACATCGGCACCAGCACCGTCAGCCGCCACATGAAGGACCTGGAAACGCGACTGGGCCTGACGCTGTGCCGCCGGGGCCGTGCGGGCTTTGCGCTGACGGGGGAAGGGCAGCGCGTGTACGACGAAACCCTGCGCTTGCTCAGCGCGGTGGACGCGTTTCGCAGCAGCATTGACGACATCCACTCGCGCATGGGAGGGCAACTGGCCATTGCGGTGTTTGACAAAACGGCCAGCAACCCCGCGGCACGCATCAGCGAAGCCATCGCGGCGTTCTCCGCCCAGGCGCCGGGCGTGAACCTGCAATTGCATGTGGGCTCAATCAACGCCATTGAGCGCGGCGTGATGGACGGCAGCTACCACGTGGGCATCATCCCCGCCCACCGCAGCTCGCAAAGCCTCACCTACACCGATCTGTTCACCGAAACCATGCTGCTGTATTGCGGCCCTGGGCACCCGCTGTTTGGTGCTCAGCATGCCAGCCTGGACTGGGAGAGCGTGCGCCACCACCCATTTGCCGGGCTGGGCTACCACTCGCCCAATATGGAGTTGAGCCACCGCGCTGAACTCACCCGTGCTGCCACGGGGTTTGACCAGGAGTCGATTGCCACGCTGATCCTGTCGGGGCGGTTTCTGGGTTTTTTGCCTGACCACTACGCAGAAGCCTTTGAGCGCGCGGGCCGCATGCAGGCGGTGCAACCCGACCAGTTTCACTACGAATGCAAGTTCGTGAGCCTGGTGCGCCGCTCACCCGCCCCATCGCGGGCCACCCAGGCGTTTCAGGATTGCCTGGCGCGGGCCCACTTGCCTTGA
- a CDS encoding aspartate aminotransferase family protein, translating into MSFAVIDPHPEAAVRTDAAWLDAHWMPFTGNRNFKAKPRMIVSGQGAYYTDAEGRKIFDGLSGLWCSGLGHGRKEVAEAIGRAAATLDYSPAFQFGHPASFALANKLKELTPAGLDYVFFTGSGSESADTSLKMARAYWRAKGQASKTRLIGREKGYHGVNYGGISVGGIVGNRKTFGQGIEADHIPHTQPPAGSFFRGMPDTDGRALADKLLDVIALHDASNIAAVIVEPFSGSAGVVIPPKGYLERIREICTQNNILLIFDEVITGFGRCGAWTGSEAFGVTPDILNFAKQVTNGAQPLGGVIATKEIYDTFMAQGGPEYMLEFTHGYTYSAHPVACAAGNAVLDILQKEDMPGRVKALAPYFENAVHGLKGAKHVADIRNYGLAAGITISALPGEPAKRPYEIAMKCWDKGFYVRYGGDTIQLAPPFISTEAEIDRMVSALGDSLQETA; encoded by the coding sequence ATGAGCTTCGCCGTCATCGACCCCCATCCCGAAGCCGCTGTGCGCACCGACGCCGCCTGGCTCGACGCCCACTGGATGCCCTTTACGGGCAACCGCAACTTCAAGGCCAAGCCGCGCATGATCGTGAGCGGCCAGGGCGCCTATTACACCGACGCCGAAGGGCGCAAGATTTTTGACGGCCTCTCGGGCCTGTGGTGCTCGGGCCTGGGCCATGGCCGCAAGGAGGTGGCCGAAGCCATTGGCCGCGCCGCCGCCACGCTCGACTATTCGCCCGCGTTCCAGTTCGGCCACCCCGCCTCGTTTGCGCTGGCCAACAAGCTCAAAGAGCTGACGCCTGCGGGCCTGGACTACGTGTTCTTCACCGGCTCGGGCTCCGAGTCGGCCGACACCTCGCTCAAGATGGCCCGCGCCTACTGGCGCGCCAAGGGCCAGGCGAGCAAGACGCGCCTGATTGGCCGCGAAAAGGGCTACCACGGCGTGAACTACGGCGGCATCTCCGTGGGCGGCATCGTGGGCAACCGCAAGACCTTTGGCCAGGGTATCGAGGCTGACCACATTCCCCACACCCAGCCGCCCGCAGGCTCGTTCTTTCGTGGCATGCCCGACACCGACGGCCGCGCGCTGGCCGACAAGCTGCTGGACGTGATCGCCCTGCACGACGCCTCCAACATCGCCGCGGTGATCGTGGAGCCCTTCTCCGGCTCGGCCGGTGTGGTGATTCCGCCCAAGGGCTACCTGGAACGCATCCGCGAGATCTGCACGCAGAACAACATCCTGCTGATTTTTGACGAAGTCATCACAGGCTTTGGCCGCTGCGGCGCCTGGACGGGCTCCGAGGCTTTTGGCGTGACGCCCGACATCCTGAACTTTGCCAAGCAGGTCACCAATGGCGCGCAGCCGCTGGGCGGCGTGATTGCCACAAAGGAGATCTACGACACCTTCATGGCGCAGGGCGGCCCCGAGTACATGCTGGAGTTCACCCACGGCTACACCTACTCGGCCCACCCCGTGGCCTGCGCGGCGGGCAACGCGGTGCTCGACATCCTGCAAAAGGAAGACATGCCCGGCCGCGTGAAGGCGCTGGCACCCTACTTTGAGAACGCCGTACATGGACTCAAGGGCGCCAAGCATGTGGCCGACATTCGCAACTATGGCCTGGCCGCTGGCATCACCATCAGCGCGCTGCCCGGTGAGCCCGCCAAGCGCCCGTACGAGATCGCCATGAAGTGCTGGGACAAGGGCTTTTACGTGCGCTACGGTGGCGACACCATCCAGCTCGCGCCCCCCTTCATCAGCACCGAGGCTGAGATTGACCGCATGGTCAGCGCGCTGGGCGATTCCCTGCAAGAAACGGCATAA
- a CDS encoding DJ-1/PfpI family protein produces the protein MRISILTFDAFNDLDSLVAFGMLNRIALLGDKDWQVRIASPTPRVTSMNGLTIDAHEDLGQLAQADAVLIGSGMKTREVANTPALMEPLRVLNPARQLLAAQCSGTYLLGRLGLLGGVPACTDLTSKPWVVESGVDVVPRAFAARGNVATAGGCMASQYLVAWLIARLKGLDAAREVLHYFAPVGEKQEFIDRALGHVLPTLETQAVAA, from the coding sequence ATGCGCATTTCCATCCTCACTTTCGATGCCTTCAACGACCTGGATTCGCTGGTGGCGTTTGGCATGCTGAACCGTATCGCCCTGCTGGGCGACAAGGACTGGCAGGTGCGCATCGCAAGCCCCACTCCGCGCGTCACGTCCATGAACGGGCTGACCATCGACGCCCATGAAGACCTGGGCCAGCTGGCCCAAGCCGACGCTGTGCTGATTGGCAGCGGCATGAAGACGCGCGAAGTGGCCAACACCCCAGCGCTGATGGAGCCGTTGCGCGTGCTCAACCCCGCACGCCAGCTGCTGGCGGCGCAGTGCTCTGGCACCTACCTGCTGGGCCGCCTGGGCCTGCTGGGTGGTGTGCCCGCCTGCACCGACCTGACCAGCAAACCCTGGGTGGTGGAGTCGGGCGTGGACGTGGTGCCCCGTGCCTTTGCCGCCCGCGGCAACGTGGCCACGGCGGGCGGGTGCATGGCGTCGCAGTACCTGGTGGCCTGGCTGATCGCGCGCCTCAAGGGGCTGGACGCCGCGCGCGAGGTGTTGCACTACTTTGCCCCGGTGGGCGAAAAGCAGGAGTTCATCGACCGGGCCTTGGGGCACGTGCTGCCCACGCTGGAGACCCAGGCTGTTGCGGCTTGA